gaaaaagaagctcAAACATTACATAACATGACTTGGTTTACTCTGTAATTCGTGTGCATAAGCCATAAAGAGTTACGGCTTTGATATCTGCAGATCATCACCGACTAAAACGTATCATAGTGACAGCAGCATTTCATGTTTAAGGTAATTTAGTTGTCTCTGTGGACTCATAAGCAGCATCGGCTGAAGAAGTATCTATGTCGTTGAGACCCAACTCCTCGTTCTGTTCCCATGATCTTTCGTACTCCTCATCTGCAGCACAAATACAACAGCAACTTGTGTCAAGCAATGGATCAAGACAGCTACTGAATATCTTTCTTGATCTTTTTATGATCCAACTTGAGTGTAGTCGAGGAAAACAGAGGAACTTACATGTGAGCTGGTGATCATCTTTGATATCATCTGTTACAGGTGAAATGAAGGAATTCGCTAACTCATCATCAAGAATCAAAGTCCATGGCTCTTCTAAGCTTAGGAGCTGCAAGAACACATAAGGTtagagaataaaataaatagctTCATAAAATATCTTATTGCTTTGCTTTTTCTTGAACAGCAAGAACAAGAGTAAGGATaatactaaacaaaaaaaagaaaaatcaataagAGTTGCTACCTTGGTTAGTCTGGATCCAAATTCTCTCCACTTGTTCTTCTTACTCTCGTCCAAACTGTCACCAAAAGTGAACCCGTGGACTCTCGCTAAGCCTGAGATCAGTACAGATAAGACGAGTTCAGACTCAACAAGGATAATTAACGTCAAGATGTTGAAAGGTCATACTTACTTTCTTTGATCTGTGTGACTAGCCCTTCGACTGTTGTCACCATTCCACCAAGTGTACCACCAGCTAGCTCCAAATCAAGTTCTGGGATTTTCACTCCTGCAGTATCAGACTAATAATACACACAAAAATCCACCGTTAGATGTCGCAATGAGATGTGTTATATAGCCATAATAAAAGCCCAAAAAGATCAAACAAGCCTATTCTACATACATTCTCGTAAGTTTGGCCGCCTGACCTGACAACTTACAtaaccacttttttttttctcagggCATTAGAATATAACATAGATTTAGAAGGGAAATTATGAAAGCTATACAAAActtaaaacttcatataataGCCGGAACGTGACATCCTCAGCTACTTTAAAATGCACAGAACGAGAAATCTATCCTTGTCCACCGTTTATCCAAAGAGAATGTGAAAAACTAACCTTGATAACGTCTCTGCTAAGGTCAGCGATGTTCCTCACGGAGAGGATAATTTTCTTTCCCATTTTAGGAATTGCACCACCAGGCTTCAACTGCTCACaataaaaccagaaaaaaaaaaagaagttaaataACCTAAAGACCACCAGGCACATCTTACATCATTATGAAGATCAAGGCCAATGGAACCAGACCTCAGAGTTGCGATAGCCACAATCATCACATGTAGATGCCATGACAATAACCTCCTGGAAGTACGGGATTTCTATTCAATGTCAAGTGCTAATTAAACAAACATGTAAGAGTCCACCAGCAAacacaacaatatatatattgcataaaACCAAGGGGAATTGAAAAGGATACTAGTCACAAACATGCGTGTCTCGCACAGCTTCATACATGCTCCGCAAGTTGAAGGGAAAGTCATCACCTGAACAACAGTAATgtgatatgaaatatatatatatatattatcaccgAACTATTTTCTCAAGTGATCAGAAGTTACCTCTTCAGGTGCAGTGTATCTGAACAAATTATCAGAAATATCAGTGCTGTTACTTTGAGCAATCGCCCGATGACCAGCTGCTGCTCCGATTGCTCCATGGGGTATAGCAGCAGTAGAAGGAGGGTGGTCTCTCTCTGGCTGTCCAGTCTGAGATGAGTTAGAAAGATATCCAAGAGCTGCTTGTTGCTCGGGTGTTCGCTCATAGAATTTGATGTGTAAACAAGGATCTGGCGATGGGGCATGCCTGTCATAAGTTGTAAGCTTGTcagaagagaaaaaataaaacgaaatataagtaaaaataatatcCTTACGGGTTCTCAATGAAACTGTTTCCAGCAGGATCATCCAAAATGAAGGTGAAGGATGAGTCTGCTTTAGCACAAGCTCTCAGTTTAGATAAGAAATGGTCTATTGCTTCAGCAGTTTTAGGATCTACTGTCTGTGTCAAAGCAAAATACAACAACGTTTTAAGGTTCctgtaaaacaataaaaaaatgggAATATGAGAAACATACCCTGCGTTCTTCTTGAAGGGCACTTAGTTCATCAGCAGCCCTCGCTAATATCCCTTCTACCTGgaaatcaaagaaaaagaggAGGGGCAGTTATTGACAAAGGAAATAAATAAAGATGGTTAATAAGGACTTACCGTTGACAAACTTCCACGTTGGGCCTCTGGTGGTATCTCAAAATCCAGTTCAGGAATCTGAAAGCAAGGTATTCATTCATGCGAACTACTGTCAGTTTCCTGCTTCAAAtcagttctttttttaaaaaatattatgagaAGCAAACTGACCTTAATAGTGGCTGATTCAGATTTCACAACTTGCCGGTCAAACATCTGTAATCAGAAAGAAACAACAAGGCAAAGCTCTTGCTTAggaaactaaaaattaaaaagaacaaattCCATCACCAACCTTGTCATCCCCAGCTGAAACCTCTAGACGGTAAGAGCATCCTCGGGGTTGAATCTCACCAGCAAACTGAACTTCATTATTCCTATTAAATAGATCAGAAACAAAATTAAAGGATTTATTAAAAGAGAATACTGAACAAGCATTTCAATATCAATTTCACCTTTCTCCACAGTGAGGACATTCAAATGCAGATGATAAGACCTGTAAGGTTAACAGCAAACTTGTTTAATTAGCGCAGAGAAAACGTATACATAAAACATACAACTAATATAACTTTGCGTGCTCAAGAATGTGATCTGAGATAGTAGTACTATTCAAAACAAGAGTACACAACGTACCTTTCTGAAGTGAGGAATTAAGGTCAACAGAAATCTAGTTGTTCCCTGGAAAAGatcaagaaaatattttacaacTAAGGCTAGCTGATAAAATTTCTCCAATTGATTGCCACAAATATTATCAAACATATTTCAACTCAAACTGAGACATAGCCAATAAGTTGCTTTAGGTTTTACCCCGACTTAACTTCTCAGGAACCATTGGATTGTAGAAAGAACAAATATTATTGCTGAAGTACACtatagaaatattattattagtaaATTCGATCAATTTGCTAACAAATACAAACTTGCTACAAAGAGAGATACCAGTCGAGGTGAGAGACATACATTTTCTCCGCAGCGCATGCACATGCTCTCGACTACGTAGAGAGGAGCGCCAAAGGAATGATCAGCGGAAACAGCTTCAACCACCGATCCTACATCCATCTGTTCATCATTTCCAGTCTCTGACATCTTTGATGTTTCTCCAAACAATCCCTGAAAAAGTGATATTATTAAATCACAAATCagctttaaaaataataataatatatatatatatatatatatttagattccATACGAAGCTCAGAGAAGAGTACTACACAGACAGACCATCAGTTAAGATATAACAAGCTTCAGAATTTTCTTATCGAAACAAAAACAAGAGCAGTTTCTAGAAACCCATCACAGAAATCAAAATCCTAAATTCATCTGAAACCAAAGAAATTAGAAACGTAGCGAGTAAAGAGATAAATACCTTCAAAATCTTACAATCTGTGTTCTGGAAATTACTACTTGCAGTTTTATAACCCCTTCCTCAGAAAAAGAAGCTCTAGAAACAGCCAGAGAGTAGGAGAAAGAACCACGTGAGTCACACGTGTTTTGCTCCTTATCAGTTACTGGTTTTGGGCTTTTTTATTCCATTAGGTCAACGGCCCAttcagttttaaatattttgcgtTTTTCCATTTCTTACCAGAAACAAAGAAGCTACACAAGGAGATAGTCAGTCTGGTTACTCCGAACGGCGAAGGTTGATGCTGCGTTTGAACGACTTGAAGatgtaagaatattttatattcttgtaTGACCTATGTGTATAttggtttaatataaagttcaagTTCATATCATTGTTTTTAGATTCTAATATAAAAGACGATACCGTGATGGATCGCTTTCGATTAATGAGTTAGAATCCGGGTATACTGATAACCATCCTactttactttatatttataaatatctttAATCTCATGATTATATACatacatgttatatatatatatatatatatatattaaataatgttatataatatatatgagtgTACGTTGTTATGGTACGGTTATTATATCGAAGAGTTATGTTGGAATTGTGGAGAGTTGTGACTAATACAAAAAGAATTTGTGAATTGTCTTGTatgcacaaaagaaaaagagtctttaaaaaaaacacaaaacaacaaTACTGATTATCAACAAGAGAGATTAAGGATAGTTTGGGATTTCTTTTCCATCAAAGAAATCACCAAAAGGAGAAAGTTAAAGAGGAGAACATCAATTGGTGGGATTGCATCCAAGCATGGATCAAGGTTAGTGTTTCTACCTTCTTTAGAAATGTGTTAGGATTGAATTAACACAAATCTAACTAGGTCTTGgtgttaaaataaattaacatgtggtatcagagccaaatTTAGATTTGATTAATTCACCAGGTTTGGTTTCATGCAAGTTCATGAACATATACAGATGAAATCGTTTTAAAGAGTGTTCATGATTTATTTGATGAAACGCTCGGGATCGTACGGAGTCATTATCGTTCTCTGACGATCTCGTAATCTCAGCACATTATAGAACAGCATCATAATGATCCCGAAACATTCAAACGAGTGTTTAATAATTGTTTGAAACATTAGAATCTTACGATGCCATAAAGCTTTATATGAAAAGTCACCGTGAAGCAATGCAAACACTTACTAGTACTGTACGTGAGCTGTTAGTTGgttgatatttatatatctcATGGTAATCATTACTGGTATTTTATAATGGACCAAAATACCATAATGAATTTATGTGAATATTACATGCTTCATAGTTTAATTGCTTCCGCTATAAAGATTAGTtgtgttataacttttttttaacacaatatAAAAGATGGTATGTGTTATGAAAaataacacaatatataaaaaaaaattatgttatgaAATATTAACATAATATTAGGGTTTTATATCAGTtaacattatataaaaatgatgtTTGATTTAAGATGCTTCTGCTGCATTTTATTAATAGGTAACTTGtgttatgaaatattaatacaatatataaatgattatgtTATGAAATATTAACATCATATTAGAATAAATTTACCTATTAATGATTTAATGTTTGTATAGTTTATAACATGTTAGTCACCAAAGTGATCTTGTTATTtacttacaaatattaaaattaatagtaGTATAATTGATCATGATAAAAGAGATGCTAACtgacattaaaattttaatgatcaattattttattttctatattctAGGAGATCATCCGAAGGTAGATCATtaaatatagataataatatgAAAAGGATTAAGCATTTCTTTTACTATAGTTGATAGTATTTATACCCAAAGGTAGGATGCTATTGACTTGAGTTTGAAATGATTAATCATTAAAGTGTTTTTTAGCATCACTAAAAGTGTTTGTGTTTAAGTATTGCCCAAAAGTTGCTTAAATGCAAATTGGAAAGTTTCAAAGCATTAAAGGGTAAGCATGTATAAAAGTTTGCAACTTCATCAAATGTGTTTACATTTGTTAACTATGTCGTAAAATTCAATGCACTCAATTATGGCAACTGGTCCGAAAAGATCCGGTTTACACTTGGTGTAATGGAATTGGACATTTTCATAAGTAAATGATGTGGAGCCCTCAGCCATTACAGAAGATAGCTCAGAACATGAAAAAGTCTCAGTGTAAGAGACGAGCACGATCTAATAGGCTGAGTTTGAATTTTAAAAGGTTGATGACGGTAGAAAGAGTTAAATCATTGATGCCTAAGACAGAGAATGAGAAGGActttataaaatagatttaagGAGTGTTTATAGTTGGGTGTGGTTGTAAGTCAAATGTAGGTAGTCTCATAAATGAGCTAACTATGAAAATGTTTGACTGGTCCCAACCAATACATAATCATGTGACACACATGTCCAATCTGGCTGTAAAGTTAAAGACCTTAGGAATAGAGGTGCATGAACAGTTTCTAGTCCAGTTCATCATGAACTTTATCCCTCTTGAGTTTAGTCAGTTTCAGGTGAATTACAACATCAGTAAAGATGATGAAACATTAAAGAATTAAAGGCTATGTTTATTCAAGAGGAGATCAAGGACGATAAAAGACCAAGTTGCTAACCTCGTAGGTCTTGCAAGTGCTAGTAGCAGCTACAAAATATCATGTAGAAAGGACAAAAGGAATAACAAGTCTTTCTTGAAAGGACTCGAAATTCATATCCGAAAGGAAATGAAGTGTTTCTTTTGAAATATAATGAAACTC
The sequence above is drawn from the Brassica napus cultivar Da-Ae chromosome A8, Da-Ae, whole genome shotgun sequence genome and encodes:
- the LOC106391546 gene encoding zinc finger protein ZPR1 isoform X4, whose translation is MSETGNDEQMDVGSVVEAVSADHSFGAPLYVVESMCMRCGENGTTRFLLTLIPHFRKVLSSAFECPHCGERNNEVQFAGEIQPRGCSYRLEVSAGDDKMFDRQVVKSESATIKIPELDFEIPPEAQRGSLSTVEGILARAADELSALQEERRTVDPKTAEAIDHFLSKLRACAKADSSFTFILDDPAGNSFIENPHAPSPDPCLHIKFYERTPEQQAALGYLSNSSQTGQPERDHPPSTAAIPHGAIGAAAGHRAIAQSNSTDISDNLFRYTAPEEVMTFPSTCGACMKLCETRMFVTKIPYFQEVIVMASTCDDCGYRNSELKPGGAIPKMGKKIILSVRNIADLSRDVIKSDTAGVKIPELDLELAGGTLGGMVTTVEGLVTQIKESLARVHGFTFGDSLDESKKNKWREFGSRLTKLLSLEEPWTLILDDELANSFISPVTDDIKDDHQLTYEEYERSWEQNEELGLNDIDTSSADAAYESTETTKLP
- the LOC106391546 gene encoding zinc finger protein ZPR1 isoform X1 encodes the protein MGLFGETSKMSETGNDEQMDVGSVVEAVSADHSFGAPLYVVESMCMRCGENVCLSPRLGTTRFLLTLIPHFRKVLSSAFECPHCGERNNEVQFAGEIQPRGCSYRLEVSAGDDKMFDRQVVKSESATIKIPELDFEIPPEAQRGSLSTVEGILARAADELSALQEERRTVDPKTAEAIDHFLSKLRACAKADSSFTFILDDPAGNSFIENPHAPSPDPCLHIKFYERTPEQQAALGYLSNSSQTGQPERDHPPSTAAIPHGAIGAAAGHRAIAQSNSTDISDNLFRYTAPEEVMTFPSTCGACMKLCETRMFVTKIPYFQEVIVMASTCDDCGYRNSELKPGGAIPKMGKKIILSVRNIADLSRDVIKSDTAGVKIPELDLELAGGTLGGMVTTVEGLVTQIKESLARVHGFTFGDSLDESKKNKWREFGSRLTKLLSLEEPWTLILDDELANSFISPVTDDIKDDHQLTYEEYERSWEQNEELGLNDIDTSSADAAYESTETTKLP
- the LOC106391546 gene encoding zinc finger protein ZPR1 isoform X2; the encoded protein is MGLFGETSKMSETGNDEQMDVGSVVEAVSADHSFGAPLYVVESMCMRCGENGTTRFLLTLIPHFRKVLSSAFECPHCGERNNEVQFAGEIQPRGCSYRLEVSAGDDKMFDRQVVKSESATIKIPELDFEIPPEAQRGSLSTVEGILARAADELSALQEERRTVDPKTAEAIDHFLSKLRACAKADSSFTFILDDPAGNSFIENPHAPSPDPCLHIKFYERTPEQQAALGYLSNSSQTGQPERDHPPSTAAIPHGAIGAAAGHRAIAQSNSTDISDNLFRYTAPEEVMTFPSTCGACMKLCETRMFVTKIPYFQEVIVMASTCDDCGYRNSELKPGGAIPKMGKKIILSVRNIADLSRDVIKSDTAGVKIPELDLELAGGTLGGMVTTVEGLVTQIKESLARVHGFTFGDSLDESKKNKWREFGSRLTKLLSLEEPWTLILDDELANSFISPVTDDIKDDHQLTYEEYERSWEQNEELGLNDIDTSSADAAYESTETTKLP
- the LOC106391546 gene encoding zinc finger protein ZPR1 isoform X3, whose translation is MSETGNDEQMDVGSVVEAVSADHSFGAPLYVVESMCMRCGENVCLSPRLGTTRFLLTLIPHFRKVLSSAFECPHCGERNNEVQFAGEIQPRGCSYRLEVSAGDDKMFDRQVVKSESATIKIPELDFEIPPEAQRGSLSTVEGILARAADELSALQEERRTVDPKTAEAIDHFLSKLRACAKADSSFTFILDDPAGNSFIENPHAPSPDPCLHIKFYERTPEQQAALGYLSNSSQTGQPERDHPPSTAAIPHGAIGAAAGHRAIAQSNSTDISDNLFRYTAPEEVMTFPSTCGACMKLCETRMFVTKIPYFQEVIVMASTCDDCGYRNSELKPGGAIPKMGKKIILSVRNIADLSRDVIKSDTAGVKIPELDLELAGGTLGGMVTTVEGLVTQIKESLARVHGFTFGDSLDESKKNKWREFGSRLTKLLSLEEPWTLILDDELANSFISPVTDDIKDDHQLTYEEYERSWEQNEELGLNDIDTSSADAAYESTETTKLP